The proteins below come from a single Candidatus Anaeroferrophillus wilburensis genomic window:
- a CDS encoding sulfurtransferase — protein sequence MKHTCSSPPKTAALFLAMIFCLAAPAWAAQDSTLTANITSLEAYNILMKTADTYLVDVRTPEEYQLIGHAPMAYNIPFMFLSDEFVVKGDKFRGQTAGKTRYQYYLNPDFIREVGKKFKKTDTLLVTCRSGNRSVPAVDLLVKSGFTKVYNISDGFEGDKFTGRTETEKDLLPQYSSFYGHRNVVNGWKFYGLPYTYHLEPKYIYGPHIKDTP from the coding sequence CCGCCTAAAACAGCCGCACTATTCCTTGCCATGATATTCTGCCTGGCAGCACCAGCCTGGGCAGCACAGGATTCCACCCTGACGGCCAACATCACCTCTTTGGAGGCCTATAATATCTTAATGAAAACGGCAGATACCTATCTGGTAGATGTCAGAACCCCGGAAGAATATCAGCTTATCGGCCATGCCCCCATGGCTTACAATATTCCCTTCATGTTTCTCAGCGATGAATTCGTTGTCAAGGGAGATAAGTTCCGTGGTCAGACGGCCGGCAAAACCCGCTATCAGTATTATCTCAACCCCGATTTTATACGCGAAGTGGGCAAAAAATTCAAGAAAACCGACACACTGCTGGTCACCTGTCGCAGCGGCAACCGCAGCGTCCCGGCAGTCGATCTGCTGGTAAAAAGTGGTTTTACCAAGGTCTATAATATCAGCGACGGTTTTGAAGGGGATAAGTTTACCGGTCGGACGGAAACCGAAAAAGATCTGCTGCCTCAGTACAGCAGCTTTTATGGCCACCGCAATGTGGTCAATGGCTGGAAATTCTACGGACTTCCATATACCTATCACCTGGAACCAAAATATATCTACGGACCTCACATCAAAGATACGCCCTAA